Proteins from a single region of Salvelinus fontinalis isolate EN_2023a chromosome 15, ASM2944872v1, whole genome shotgun sequence:
- the LOC129811577 gene encoding uncharacterized protein KIAA1522 homolog isoform X2: MSGRESVGDLIPQDVAEVFAHERQTKGVRRKKRGGSLGRAFSWFKGKKKKEVNANGQIQDFHSVGPKTGKISPQGHSHVPKQEDEGTHVPSHIQENVFIEGSRPKYLEDLHTEAQEGLKLQQQEETNNGVDYQDDQSIASTVTRQPDETESDSYRERRGSLSDSTILDTMSQVSTRSAVSTQSSRSGLTRQASTFRPLKSEKKPEKAKARKRHRRTTVMGIPQHIQRELGLDRASWAARQVIDEDGLHNGESLDIHTIDGPHLADSQEGVRIYLQSVKGLQPVSEDQVQKFPSQAGHTDDLALLQRMGPQLCGLKRPNSLAVPWMTTASGLLHHPPSPVMSMSPQATYMSKIIPNAVLPPSIDVVEISHNRSRSSVRTVSKSRLLLASPASSRASSRTSAMSSTSRYNPPHFSDSSGWSHSESSETLVSDSSTVSSNSTTRQGGDGEGSSREMALDRESIHSSVSKASRTSTIKGKGKARGGDGKQEGPFIRSLSVMKSKRAPAPPSRSYSLHKDKMKRRSRDLTDIRVAALPQSSPVRGGEAKAVSAGETGSSPMPSSNKSSPGYTADTSSLDESSGSVTTNSFNTRQQAAREEERNEQPGSTGFSPQKQTPQENILKKTVSPSSGYPSPGGMPTLTSEQTHNSSPGNKRGILAKLSSIFPKAPSPSPVIQPQASDSSKTPRPSPPVDTASPSVDTASPSVMALRELFNIPPPPKVCAPSPPPPEVWAHNKRTFELLLGPPAPNNTDTVVRKNPKDRRQQMQSPSTSREASVKNVSPERRGEESAPEQEAGGVLERVTEPLSKEQTGNPAALTSVSGRGQESPKVQEKDGLSPVVIEVGDKGPTQIEPSEGMKRNSEVAQKVEQERVQGSQLVVEPEKVKVSQMIGKLEKVQASRLVNEKSVNASVAPGRGLGKVKPEIQTPATEKRTESQLKMDTLSMLSPALARISPSPSPPPAHYPPLPPSKQTTPVTILGVPSDSTPAPELPLVYPTEESFWPPPPPPMDLATLGDELDLPLPPPPSGCEEGVMTEPVPPVSEGTVGAPNPARPAPQEVSSVPQGIPQPSPGITECQNQEKSLSKSSPTPPEEAPTPVVTPSLLQMVKLRSVNNGNQGLKKDQSQGQNHTEVTLRAKQPSNGEAPQKPIRRSLIMTAPPPTVTSPPTTVVSQLSTATVPEAALTSATVPEAALTSAPTTTKFQPSIVNLPSKSSTVTSPTSKSPPASATMRMQEAIRLRTETRSKEGPPSHLSLHSPTSPTGLKFPSSTASFIPSSTASFIFAKSTKKVVIETLSTPEAQANLTKNLVAELSSMSNPAKSTETQEVAGKVPPPVARKPRLKVTDAEPSVETEHVQTAGQEAQPANNTEGAPEAPNGTAVSFEVSPPST; the protein is encoded by the exons TCCCAAAGCAGGAGGATGAGGGGACTCACGTCCCTTCACACATCCAGGAGAATGTGTTCATCGAGGGCAGCCGGCCCAAGTACCTGGAGGACCTGCATACTGAGGCCCAGGAGGGACTCAAACTTCAGCAGCAAGAAG AAACAAATAATGGGGTGGATTACCAGGATGACCAAAGCATCGCT TCGACAGTGACCCGGCAGCCTGACGAGACTGAGAGTGAcagttacagagagaggagaggctctttGTCAGACAGCACTATACTAGACACCATGTCCCAGGTCTCAACGCGCTCTGCTGTCTCCACACAGTCCTCACGGTCAGGACTGACCCGCCAAG CATCAACCTTCAGGCCCTTGAAGTCCGAGAAGAAGCCAGAGAAGGCCAAGGCCAGGAAGAGACACAGGAGAACCACAGTTATGGGGATACCACAACACATCCAGAGGGAACTGG GGCTGGATAGAGCATCATGGGCAGCTCGGCAGGTTATAGACGAGGACGGGCTCCATAACGGGGAGAGCCTGGACATCCACACCATCGATGGGCCTCACCTAGCTGATTCCCAGGAGGGGGTGAGGATATATCTCCAGTCTGTAAAAGGCCTGCAGCCCGTCAGTGAGGACCAGGTTCAGAAGTTCCCCTCCCAGGCCGGTCACACGGATGACCTGGCTCTCCTCCAGCGCATGGGCCCCCAGCTGTGCGGCCTGAAGAGGCCCAATTCCCTGGCCGTCCCCTGGATGACCACGGCGTCCGGCCTGCTGCACCATCCCCCCAGCCCCGTCATGTCCATGTCCCCCCAGGCCACCTACATGTCTAAGATCATCCCCAATGCCGTGCTGCCACCCTCCATCGACGTGGTGGAGATTAGCCATAACCGCAGCCGGAGCAGTGTCCGTACCGTCAGTAAGAGCAGACTGCTGCTGGCCAGCCCTGCCTCCTCCAGAGCCTCCTCCCGCACCTCTGCCATGTCCTCCACCTCCCGATACAACCCACCACACTTCTCTGACAGCTCTGGATGGAGCCACTCTGAGTCCTCCGAGACCCTGGTGTCTGACTCCTCCACCGTCTCCTCCAACAGCACCACCAGACAGGGGGGGGATGGGGAGGGCTCATCCAGGGAAATGGCCCTGGACAGAGAGAGTATCCACTCCTCTGTCAGTAAGGCCTCCAGGACCTCAACCATCAAAGGCAAGGGGAAAGCGAGAGGGGGTGATGGCAAACAGGAGGGGCCCTTCATCCGGAGCCTATCTGTGATGAAGTCCAAGAGGGCACCGGCCCCACCCAGCCGCTCCTACTCCTTACACAAGGACAAGATGAAGCGGCGCTCGCGGGACCTGACTGACATCAGGGTGGCTGCCCTTCCCCAAAGCAGCCCAGTCCGTGGTGGGGAGGCTAAGGCTGTCAGTGCTGGGGAGACCGGCTCTTCTCCCATGCCCTCCAGTAACAAAAGTAGCCCTGGATACACAGCAGACACCAGCTCTCTGGATGAGTCCTCGGGCTCTGTGACCACCAACTCCTTTAACACCCGACagcaggcagccagggaagaggagagaaatgaGCAGCCAGGCTCCACAGGCTTCTCTCCCCAGAAACAGACCCCCCAGGAAAACATCCTGAAGAAGACTGTTTCCCCCTCCAGCGGCTACCCCAGCCCGGGTGGCATGCCCACCCTCACCTCCGAACAGACCCATAACTCATCCCCAGGAAACAAGAGGGGCATCCTGGCCAAATTATCAAGCATTTTCCCCAAGGCACCATCCCCATCACCTGTTATTCAGCCACAGGCCTCTGACAGCAGTAAGACGCCTCGTCCATCCCCTCCAGTCGACACTGCCTCACCTTCAGTCGACACTGCCTCACCTTCAGTCATGGCACTCAGAGAGCTGTTCAACATCCCTCCCCCACCCAAAGTGTgtgccccctctcctcctcccccggaGGTATGGGCACACAACAAGCGCACTTTTGAACTGCTGCTAGGTCCCCCGGCCCCCAACAACACGGATACGGTGGTGCGAAAGAACCCAAAGGATCGACGACAGCAGATGCAGTCTCCTTCCACATCAAGAGAGGCTTCTGTTAAGAATGTGTCacctgagaggagaggtgaggagtctGCACCAGAGCAGGAGGCAGGAGGTGTGCTAGAGAGGGTCACTGAGCCTCTGTCTAAAGAGCAGACCGGTAATCCAGCAGCACTAACATCTGTGTCAGGAAGGGGTCAGGAGAGTCCAAAGGTCCAGGAAAAAGATGGGTTGAGTCCAGTGGTTATAGAAGTGGGAGATAAAGGACCGACTCAAATAGAGCCTTCTGAAGGTATGAAAAGGAATAGTGAAGTGGCACAGAAAGTTGAACAAGAGAGGGTACAAGGAAGTCAGTTGGTGGTTGAACCAGAGAAGGTCAAGGTTAGTCAGATGATAGGTAAACTAGAGAAGGTCCAGGCAAGTCGGTTGGTAAATGAAAAGTCAGTGAACGCCTCAGTCGCTCCAGGAAGGGGCCTAGGAAAAGTAAAGCCAGAAATACAGACTCCTGCTACAGAGAAAAGGACTGAATCTCAACTTAAAATGGACACGTTGTCTATGCTTAGCCCTGCTCTAGCACGCATCTCgccatctccttctcctcccccagcACACTATCCTCCCCTTCCCCCTTCCAAACAGACCACGCCAGTGACCATACTTGGGGTCCCCTCAGATTCTACACCCGCTCCAGAGCTCCCACTAGTCTACCCCACTGAGGAATCCTTCTGGCCTCCTCCCCCGCCTCCCATGGACTTGGCCACCCTTGGCGATGAGCTTGACCTCCCTCTTCCCCCACCACCCAGTGGTTGTGAGGAGGGGGTTATGACAGAACCTGTGCCCCCTGTTTCAGAGGGGACAGTGGGTGCTCCAAACCCTGCCCGACCTGCACCTCAAGAAGTTTCATCTGTACCCCAGGGAATACCGCAACCCAGTCCAGGGATCACAGAGTGCCAGAACCAAGAGAAGTCCCTCAGCAAGAGTTCTCCCACTCCCCCAGAGGAGGCCCCCACTCCTGTGGTCACCCCCTCCCTTCTGCAGATGGTCAAGCTGAGGTCTGTCAATAATGGTAACCAGGGTCTGAAAAAGGACCAGAGTCAGGGACAAAACCATACAGAGGTCACTTTGAGGGCCAAACAACCCAGTAACGGGGAGGCTCCCCAGAAGCCTATTCGAAGGTCTCTGATCATGACAGCTCCCCCTCCCACTGTCACATCCCCACCTACTACTGTTGTCTCACAACTTTCCACAGCCACTGTCCCAGAGGCAGCCCTAACCTCAGCCACTGTCCCAGAGGCAGCCCTAACCTCAGCCCCAACCACAACCAAGTTCCAGCCCAGCATTGTTAATTTACCCTCAAAGTCATCTACTGTCACCTCTCCTACAAGTAAGTCCCCTCCTGCCTCAGCCACCATGAGGATGCAGGAGGCCATTCGCTTGAGGACAGAGACCAGAAGTAAAGAGGGGCCTCCCTCTCATCTCAGCCTGCACTCCCCAACTTCACCAACAGGTCTCAAGTTCCCCTCATCTACCGCCAGTTTCATCCCCTCATCTACCGCCAGTTTCATCTTCGCCAAGAGCACAAAGAAGGTTGTCATAGAGACCCTCTCAACCCCTGAGGCCCAGGCAAATCTCACAAAGAACCTGGTGGCTGAGCTTTCATCTATGTCCAATCCAGCCAAGTCCACAGAAACACAGGAGGTGGCAGGCAAGGTGCCGCCACCTGTGGCAAGGAAACCCAGGCTTAAGGTGACAGATGCAGAGCCCAGTGTGGAGACTGAGCATGTGCAAACTGCGGGACAGGAAGCACAGCCAGCAAACAACACTGAGG GTGCTCCAGAGGCTCCAAACGGGACAGCAGTTAGTTTTGAAGTGTCACCACCATCCACATGA
- the LOC129811577 gene encoding uncharacterized protein KIAA1522 homolog isoform X3, whose protein sequence is MSGRESVGDLIPQDVAEVFAHERQTKGVRRKKRGGSLGRAFSWFKGKKKKEVNANGQIQDFHSVGPKTAVPKQEDEGTHVPSHIQENVFIEGSRPKYLEDLHTEAQEGLKLQQQEETNNGVDYQDDQSIASTVTRQPDETESDSYRERRGSLSDSTILDTMSQVSTRSAVSTQSSRSGLTRQASTFRPLKSEKKPEKAKARKRHRRTTVMGIPQHIQRELGLDRASWAARQVIDEDGLHNGESLDIHTIDGPHLADSQEGVRIYLQSVKGLQPVSEDQVQKFPSQAGHTDDLALLQRMGPQLCGLKRPNSLAVPWMTTASGLLHHPPSPVMSMSPQATYMSKIIPNAVLPPSIDVVEISHNRSRSSVRTVSKSRLLLASPASSRASSRTSAMSSTSRYNPPHFSDSSGWSHSESSETLVSDSSTVSSNSTTRQGGDGEGSSREMALDRESIHSSVSKASRTSTIKGKGKARGGDGKQEGPFIRSLSVMKSKRAPAPPSRSYSLHKDKMKRRSRDLTDIRVAALPQSSPVRGGEAKAVSAGETGSSPMPSSNKSSPGYTADTSSLDESSGSVTTNSFNTRQQAAREEERNEQPGSTGFSPQKQTPQENILKKTVSPSSGYPSPGGMPTLTSEQTHNSSPGNKRGILAKLSSIFPKAPSPSPVIQPQASDSSKTPRPSPPVDTASPSVDTASPSVMALRELFNIPPPPKVCAPSPPPPEVWAHNKRTFELLLGPPAPNNTDTVVRKNPKDRRQQMQSPSTSREASVKNVSPERRGEESAPEQEAGGVLERVTEPLSKEQTGNPAALTSVSGRGQESPKVQEKDGLSPVVIEVGDKGPTQIEPSEGMKRNSEVAQKVEQERVQGSQLVVEPEKVKVSQMIGKLEKVQASRLVNEKSVNASVAPGRGLGKVKPEIQTPATEKRTESQLKMDTLSMLSPALARISPSPSPPPAHYPPLPPSKQTTPVTILGVPSDSTPAPELPLVYPTEESFWPPPPPPMDLATLGDELDLPLPPPPSGCEEGVMTEPVPPVSEGTVGAPNPARPAPQEVSSVPQGIPQPSPGITECQNQEKSLSKSSPTPPEEAPTPVVTPSLLQMVKLRSVNNGNQGLKKDQSQGQNHTEVTLRAKQPSNGEAPQKPIRRSLIMTAPPPTVTSPPTTVVSQLSTATVPEAALTSATVPEAALTSAPTTTKFQPSIVNLPSKSSTVTSPTSKSPPASATMRMQEAIRLRTETRSKEGPPSHLSLHSPTSPTGLKFPSSTASFIPSSTASFIFAKSTKKVVIETLSTPEAQANLTKNLVAELSSMSNPAKSTETQEVAGKVPPPVARKPRLKVTDAEPSVETEHVQTAGQEAQPANNTEGAPEAPNGTAVSFEVSPPST, encoded by the exons CAGTCCCAAAGCAGGAGGATGAGGGGACTCACGTCCCTTCACACATCCAGGAGAATGTGTTCATCGAGGGCAGCCGGCCCAAGTACCTGGAGGACCTGCATACTGAGGCCCAGGAGGGACTCAAACTTCAGCAGCAAGAAG AAACAAATAATGGGGTGGATTACCAGGATGACCAAAGCATCGCT TCGACAGTGACCCGGCAGCCTGACGAGACTGAGAGTGAcagttacagagagaggagaggctctttGTCAGACAGCACTATACTAGACACCATGTCCCAGGTCTCAACGCGCTCTGCTGTCTCCACACAGTCCTCACGGTCAGGACTGACCCGCCAAG CATCAACCTTCAGGCCCTTGAAGTCCGAGAAGAAGCCAGAGAAGGCCAAGGCCAGGAAGAGACACAGGAGAACCACAGTTATGGGGATACCACAACACATCCAGAGGGAACTGG GGCTGGATAGAGCATCATGGGCAGCTCGGCAGGTTATAGACGAGGACGGGCTCCATAACGGGGAGAGCCTGGACATCCACACCATCGATGGGCCTCACCTAGCTGATTCCCAGGAGGGGGTGAGGATATATCTCCAGTCTGTAAAAGGCCTGCAGCCCGTCAGTGAGGACCAGGTTCAGAAGTTCCCCTCCCAGGCCGGTCACACGGATGACCTGGCTCTCCTCCAGCGCATGGGCCCCCAGCTGTGCGGCCTGAAGAGGCCCAATTCCCTGGCCGTCCCCTGGATGACCACGGCGTCCGGCCTGCTGCACCATCCCCCCAGCCCCGTCATGTCCATGTCCCCCCAGGCCACCTACATGTCTAAGATCATCCCCAATGCCGTGCTGCCACCCTCCATCGACGTGGTGGAGATTAGCCATAACCGCAGCCGGAGCAGTGTCCGTACCGTCAGTAAGAGCAGACTGCTGCTGGCCAGCCCTGCCTCCTCCAGAGCCTCCTCCCGCACCTCTGCCATGTCCTCCACCTCCCGATACAACCCACCACACTTCTCTGACAGCTCTGGATGGAGCCACTCTGAGTCCTCCGAGACCCTGGTGTCTGACTCCTCCACCGTCTCCTCCAACAGCACCACCAGACAGGGGGGGGATGGGGAGGGCTCATCCAGGGAAATGGCCCTGGACAGAGAGAGTATCCACTCCTCTGTCAGTAAGGCCTCCAGGACCTCAACCATCAAAGGCAAGGGGAAAGCGAGAGGGGGTGATGGCAAACAGGAGGGGCCCTTCATCCGGAGCCTATCTGTGATGAAGTCCAAGAGGGCACCGGCCCCACCCAGCCGCTCCTACTCCTTACACAAGGACAAGATGAAGCGGCGCTCGCGGGACCTGACTGACATCAGGGTGGCTGCCCTTCCCCAAAGCAGCCCAGTCCGTGGTGGGGAGGCTAAGGCTGTCAGTGCTGGGGAGACCGGCTCTTCTCCCATGCCCTCCAGTAACAAAAGTAGCCCTGGATACACAGCAGACACCAGCTCTCTGGATGAGTCCTCGGGCTCTGTGACCACCAACTCCTTTAACACCCGACagcaggcagccagggaagaggagagaaatgaGCAGCCAGGCTCCACAGGCTTCTCTCCCCAGAAACAGACCCCCCAGGAAAACATCCTGAAGAAGACTGTTTCCCCCTCCAGCGGCTACCCCAGCCCGGGTGGCATGCCCACCCTCACCTCCGAACAGACCCATAACTCATCCCCAGGAAACAAGAGGGGCATCCTGGCCAAATTATCAAGCATTTTCCCCAAGGCACCATCCCCATCACCTGTTATTCAGCCACAGGCCTCTGACAGCAGTAAGACGCCTCGTCCATCCCCTCCAGTCGACACTGCCTCACCTTCAGTCGACACTGCCTCACCTTCAGTCATGGCACTCAGAGAGCTGTTCAACATCCCTCCCCCACCCAAAGTGTgtgccccctctcctcctcccccggaGGTATGGGCACACAACAAGCGCACTTTTGAACTGCTGCTAGGTCCCCCGGCCCCCAACAACACGGATACGGTGGTGCGAAAGAACCCAAAGGATCGACGACAGCAGATGCAGTCTCCTTCCACATCAAGAGAGGCTTCTGTTAAGAATGTGTCacctgagaggagaggtgaggagtctGCACCAGAGCAGGAGGCAGGAGGTGTGCTAGAGAGGGTCACTGAGCCTCTGTCTAAAGAGCAGACCGGTAATCCAGCAGCACTAACATCTGTGTCAGGAAGGGGTCAGGAGAGTCCAAAGGTCCAGGAAAAAGATGGGTTGAGTCCAGTGGTTATAGAAGTGGGAGATAAAGGACCGACTCAAATAGAGCCTTCTGAAGGTATGAAAAGGAATAGTGAAGTGGCACAGAAAGTTGAACAAGAGAGGGTACAAGGAAGTCAGTTGGTGGTTGAACCAGAGAAGGTCAAGGTTAGTCAGATGATAGGTAAACTAGAGAAGGTCCAGGCAAGTCGGTTGGTAAATGAAAAGTCAGTGAACGCCTCAGTCGCTCCAGGAAGGGGCCTAGGAAAAGTAAAGCCAGAAATACAGACTCCTGCTACAGAGAAAAGGACTGAATCTCAACTTAAAATGGACACGTTGTCTATGCTTAGCCCTGCTCTAGCACGCATCTCgccatctccttctcctcccccagcACACTATCCTCCCCTTCCCCCTTCCAAACAGACCACGCCAGTGACCATACTTGGGGTCCCCTCAGATTCTACACCCGCTCCAGAGCTCCCACTAGTCTACCCCACTGAGGAATCCTTCTGGCCTCCTCCCCCGCCTCCCATGGACTTGGCCACCCTTGGCGATGAGCTTGACCTCCCTCTTCCCCCACCACCCAGTGGTTGTGAGGAGGGGGTTATGACAGAACCTGTGCCCCCTGTTTCAGAGGGGACAGTGGGTGCTCCAAACCCTGCCCGACCTGCACCTCAAGAAGTTTCATCTGTACCCCAGGGAATACCGCAACCCAGTCCAGGGATCACAGAGTGCCAGAACCAAGAGAAGTCCCTCAGCAAGAGTTCTCCCACTCCCCCAGAGGAGGCCCCCACTCCTGTGGTCACCCCCTCCCTTCTGCAGATGGTCAAGCTGAGGTCTGTCAATAATGGTAACCAGGGTCTGAAAAAGGACCAGAGTCAGGGACAAAACCATACAGAGGTCACTTTGAGGGCCAAACAACCCAGTAACGGGGAGGCTCCCCAGAAGCCTATTCGAAGGTCTCTGATCATGACAGCTCCCCCTCCCACTGTCACATCCCCACCTACTACTGTTGTCTCACAACTTTCCACAGCCACTGTCCCAGAGGCAGCCCTAACCTCAGCCACTGTCCCAGAGGCAGCCCTAACCTCAGCCCCAACCACAACCAAGTTCCAGCCCAGCATTGTTAATTTACCCTCAAAGTCATCTACTGTCACCTCTCCTACAAGTAAGTCCCCTCCTGCCTCAGCCACCATGAGGATGCAGGAGGCCATTCGCTTGAGGACAGAGACCAGAAGTAAAGAGGGGCCTCCCTCTCATCTCAGCCTGCACTCCCCAACTTCACCAACAGGTCTCAAGTTCCCCTCATCTACCGCCAGTTTCATCCCCTCATCTACCGCCAGTTTCATCTTCGCCAAGAGCACAAAGAAGGTTGTCATAGAGACCCTCTCAACCCCTGAGGCCCAGGCAAATCTCACAAAGAACCTGGTGGCTGAGCTTTCATCTATGTCCAATCCAGCCAAGTCCACAGAAACACAGGAGGTGGCAGGCAAGGTGCCGCCACCTGTGGCAAGGAAACCCAGGCTTAAGGTGACAGATGCAGAGCCCAGTGTGGAGACTGAGCATGTGCAAACTGCGGGACAGGAAGCACAGCCAGCAAACAACACTGAGG GTGCTCCAGAGGCTCCAAACGGGACAGCAGTTAGTTTTGAAGTGTCACCACCATCCACATGA